The Aspergillus nidulans FGSC A4 chromosome VIII genome contains the following window.
TCAGGGAATGCGGCACCGGCTGTGGCTGTGTATCTCCCACCTGAATATTTCGGAAATTTGTTGGGGGCACAGAGAACCCTCACTTGGACATTTGGGACTGGTGGCGAGGAAGGCAGCCTCGCACGGTGAACCGCCCTGGTCGCCGATGAATGTGTCGTAATGGAATACAACTGCTGTCAGAGGATTATGAAGTTGGCCAGCCGCAGACGGAATCAAGCACCCCTCGAGTAAACAGGAAAGGGTGTGGCTCTTGCCGGAACCCTGAGAGCCACAGATGAAGATACTCGATGGTGAGCTAAcacttgaagaaaagacgGGGGTCTTCTCCATAAGCCTGGCTATCCAGGTCCGGAGATCCTAACGCACGGAGCTCTAAGACACCGGCCAACAAACCATATTGCGACGGTACCAAGTTGGGCTGTGTATAGAGCACGGGGCCAGTAAACACCGGCGCAAGAGAGACGTCTTTAGCCTCATCACCTGAAAAACCCAGCTTCAGGAGACTGAGCTGATATGCCGTTCTTGAGTCTGTATGCCGTGTCAGTTCCCGCATGGCACGTGATATAAAGCAGCTTGCATTTGACCTGAGCTGTGGGGGGAATGTGAGAACGTACGGTCATCAGCATTGTTGCACAGTGAGCTATCCATCGTGCGGCGGTGATTCGAGTCAGCAATCGATCTAGCGCTAGGATTGACTTTATGTGGTGAAAATTTAAGCCAACCGCTAAATTCTCGTCGCAGAAGCATATATGTACCACGATTGAATACGCCATCATTGTTATAGACGGTCTACTGTGGGCCATGTAAGATCTTCCTTGCCAAAAGCTTACTAAAACGGAAGTCATTTCCCGTTGTGCCTCGTGCAGCAATGGCTCCCGGAGTGGTGGCCTCCTGCAAGTAGTCTCCTGTTGCAGCCTCTTGCAGTGGTGGCCTCCTGGAGTAGTCTCCTGTTGCAGCCTCCTGCAGTGGTGGCCTCCTAGGTTGGAGTCTTGAAGTGGTGGCCTCCTGTACCTAACACCTACAGTAGTGTGTCCTTCTGGCGGCCTCTTGCAATACTAACAATTTATACGAGTAATTttgtggtgctggatatAGCAGTGGTACGCACTGGTGGCCGTAGGCAGAACTGTCACATGCACTGATGCCCTGAACAGCGAGCTAAATGTCTCATTGGGCTTCAATACGATTACCACTAATGTGAGCTTCAGGTGCGACCGGAGTCATAAATATCTAACATTCCTGCTTGCCCTCTGTGTTTCTAGCCATAAGTGTACTTACCCTTGTCCCACTACAAACTTTTCGTCTTTCAAACGCGATAAACATGAAGCAGGGGAACAGTCTAACGCTTGTTCCAAAGCAAATCGGGCCTCCACGCCTTGATCCATATGGACGACTCCTCGCCCGTTTCTACGAGTCATTATTTTTCTTGACGTCTCTCGGGCGAACACAAGGAGAACACACCCCCGAACCACCTGTTCTGGACATCCACCAGGAATGCAGACGgagattcttgaagaacctTTCCTATATCTGCGACTTCAGGAAAGGAGGCCAGGCATGCACTGCGATAGCAGTTGAAGATCGTGTGGACTGCTACCGGTTCTGGGTTGCTTCAAACATGAACGTGAACAAAGCAGTGGCTTTTATTCGAGAAATTCTTGCAATGTTGCACGACAGACATTTAGATGCTTCGAATAATGAGTCAATGATTGAGGCCAGTCTTATTCAGCGTTGCGTGGAATTCGCTGCCAAGCGCATCGATAGTGAGGGGAGGTTTCTCCGCATTATGGCAAATCGATGCATTCTCATgcttgaggacgaagagtcGGAAGCAGGTATGACCTTTTTCCTGAGCAATCTTCTAGAGCGGGTAAGTGCTGACTGTAATTAAAGCCCAAGCTTTATCCGAATGGTTACATCAGGCCCTCAGCTGCTCCCGCAACATTACCCTCTGCCGCTTTCTCTACGACCAACGTCACTCGGCCGCCATGAAAGAGCTTTCTGCGCGGGCTATATCCGACAAAGGAAGACCGGGccgcgccgaagaagactcGTGCTTTAGCTCTGCCAGGCATCATATTGGTAGACTTATCCATCATATACGTGCGCCGATAGAGCTCGCTCAAGACAGTCGTCATCTGATGTATCTCACCGACGCCTATACCGTCTGTCCTGTCAGCCCATGTTCCGCTGTGTCATGCCCGGTGTCTGACATGCATACCAACCTGCAGGGGATCCTGAACTGGATGTTCAtggccgacgacgaagacaggGTAGCCGTTGGGGATGGTCTTGTTTACATCAATAAGACGCGGCCAATCTTCGACACATTCTTGGCCGAATACAACGGTCGGGATCGGCAGGTTCACGGCTGAGATTCAAGTTCTCGAGCATTTCTACCAGCAGCGACTCTCCTTCCTGGATGGCGATCGCTATATAGCCTGCAGCAAACCGGCGTGTCTCTGCTGCCAATTGTATTTCAAGCACCATCCGGCTCGTATGGTCGTACCTGCCTCCCACCAGAATGTTTATACTTCCTGGAGCCCCCCACTACTGCCTCGGTTTGCCaaaggtgacaaggacacgcagctgcagaaacaggTTCTGAGCTACATGGCACAAGACATGCGAGAGCAGATTATTCAGCAGGTTTTGCAGCGCTCTCGCTCGATGATAAGGCATCCTGATGTCGAGAACCTCATTGACCGATCTACCAGCTGAGGCGGCttttggctttctggagtAGCAACGGAATACGGGAGCACATATCAGCGTATTAAAATGAGGGACCGGTGGAGTAATTGGGTTTATTTGGTTGAAAAAAGCGTTCGATCACCTAGTGTTTAGTCTTTTCATAGTCAATAGATCTTGAAACTTTTCTACAATTCGACGCGACGCATTCACTTTCTTCTTAGTTTCGCCATTCCCTCATGACTCTACTCGCGGATCTGAACTAGCACCGTGGATTTTGCTGTCAGAAATTGAGGTCTTCATACTTCGCTAACAGGTAAACTAAGCAGCGCATGATTCGGAGGACTATGGGGATTGCATATCGTCAAGCCATGACAACCATCGCTCGTACCTACACAGCCTTGGGCGAATGTATTTGGCAATTACGGGGCGTGAACAAGGACTGCCGAAAGCATAACATTCCCTAGCTATGAAGAGTCTTCAATGTCTCCTCCGCTGATGTCGCAGTAGACTATCTGATCGCGAGAACGAGTCGCCACATACATCGCAAGACCATGATACCACCTCCCAATACTGCTTGGCCCATTCCTTATGGTTTGCTTCCACATGGCGGCGCATGCTGCGTTGTGTGCCAGCCTTATGAGGGCACAGGCTGCACAAGACAGGTTTGATATGTTCTCTCAGGTGCTTCCTGTTTGATTCAGTCAAAGACATGTATAAAATATTTTCCAATAGAACTCACCGGAGCATCCATTTTTGAGAGTAGCTCTTTTTGCTGCGGCATCCAGATTCCGGACAGTGATAAAGTCCGTCAGGACCCGGCTCCAAGCTAGTCGGTGAATATATTTTGGTTTCCTGGAATCCTGCAAACGGGTTCAAAACTCTTTCAGACGGTTTCACGCGTCGACCAGTGTCTCTTGATGAGTCTGCGTTGCTCAATGGAGCGCTCTTGTCAAAGGGTATATTCAATTCTGTTGATAGGATATTCGACTCGGCACTCTAAAGAGGCTCTTGGGAGTCGACAAACCCGCAACGATTGAGTTCTCCAAGGGCGCTACTTTGTGCAATAGCTAGTTCGCTGATTTGCATAAATTGCTGTTGATGGTCGAACAATAATCCAGTCCACCAGAAGGGGTTGCTCTCTTCTGAAGTAGGGAATAATGCCCGATGTGGCTCTATTGGTGGAGTCGGGTTGATGTTCCACGATATGAGGTCAGCACACAGCGGCGGTTCGAGGTTGACTCCCAGTGACATCCAGTCCCCAGCCTGACTATCCGCAAAGAGTCTTGGATCCATAGTCAGTCTATCTTAGCAGTGTCGGGGTGTGCAGTGCGAGCGGGCTACCTATTAATGTGGAACATAGCTGTGTAGGGTCCAAACCTCACATGCAATAGTGCGGATGCGGCCACCTGGAGGGTTTAACCTTGGCCAATGGTTCTCGAACACATTCTTAATCCTATTCACCGCCAGTTCATGCAAACAGTAGCAAATTAACATGCATGCGCCTCTGCTGCAGGGAGGTTGTGCCTCAGAGACACCATTGGGCCTTTCCCCGCAACCCTGCGCGGCCCTAGACAGAGTAAGCATGAGCTAGCTGGTTCGCCACTAGGGCATACTCTAATATTGGCCTCTGTCTCCGTCGGGCAATACGCAGTATTCATCTGTTCTTTGTGCTCTAATCGCTATTGGGCACCTATTCTTTCGGGTTCGCTTGCTTCGCCCCTATGAACCAGGCACATCAGCTCAGCCAGCTTTTTCGGTCGCGTAATTACCGCTGTCATCCTCCAATCATGAGGCTGGTAAGATCCCTCCGAGGAGTCAATAATAAAATGATTGGAACTGCAGTTTTCCTTGTCTCATGAAGATCAAATATCGGCGGAAAGCAGAAAGTACTCCGCAAACTTTTCCAGATGCTTAGCGGTACAGCGGGTTCATCCCGCTCCATGCAAGAAGCCAGAATCGCTTCAGCCTGCCTGTTAGCTATGCGTAGACTCATTGGTCTACATATCAGCACCTCGTTGGCCGGTCGCTTTCGTCATTTATTTTGGCGCGAAAGAGGCACATTTCTTGTTCCCAACTATTATAACTTCACCGCGTCAATAGATTTTGGCACCTTGAGATCGAGATATAAGGCATGCAATTGCGTCAAGAACAGTTATACCTTTCTAGTTAACAAGATGTCTCATGTGAGTCAATGGTTGTGCCAAACTCTGTGGAGCGATATGGGAGATGGTCATTACGGTCAGTACTCAGGGTCTGGACTCAACCtttctttgaccttcttTTGCAACTTCTAGCCGACACAATGAAATTAGACCATTCCCCTGTAGACACCTCGTTATCGCGGAAATAGCAGGAGTCAGCTGAGGCTGGGAATACAGCCATGCCGATCCACACCGgtctagacttgttaaacccaacccgcgaAACCCGCCGCAACCCGtcccgacccgccaagacttgggttgggttcgacgttctaattatccattgggttttggatatttttggctgccccaaagcccggcggagcaacctgctgggttgccaagatatctgaataggtatatgtcgactagaaaatatgactgtctaagactaatttggaagtcatgacgcctttttggcttagcggtatattttaccgatagtatattactgtatttagattatattttcttacttagatagttataatacagtatttaaatacagtattttattaactatgtagatcactgcttattaaagtaatgatatgcataactgggttattttgggttatttaggttgggttagaattatttgctaaacccatgggcggtttactgtgaaggtaacccaccccaaaacccgcgtgggcggatcggctaggcctgaaaacccgccccaacccgtggtttaacaagtctagatCTCGGAGCAGAAGCACCCAGTCCCaggagaatgaagatatGTCTGAACCAGCTGATCTAGAGAATATACAACGACCTTGTCGAGtacagaagaagaccaggatgCCAGAAGGATTTGAAATTGGAACCCCATGAGTGTATAATAGATCAAAGAAGCACAATACTATTTCCAAAAAAAAGGATTTTAGTATGATACTCTATACAGGCGAGATACTAGAAAAATACCAAAAAGACTGCATAAAAAATCATCTGACCAGAAGGTCACGAGGCTTAGCCTGTTTGCTATGTTTACCTAACTATTGGTTAACCGAAACCGCATTGCGGTCTTAAGCAGAAGACCGCAACCAAACCGCAAAATTTTGCGGTCTTGGATTAAAGACCAAACCCGCACCGCAAAAATTTGCGGTCTTAATCTAAAGACCAAAACCATTTGGTTTTGGATATGGTTGCGGTTAACCATGGTCTTTGCGGTTAGTGCCGCAGTCTACACGCTACATTCAAGGTCTAACACTAACATGGCTGGTATATCACCGAAAACTTCTCCTAGCTCCTAATAGAATACAAGCAGTGATTGAAGTCAACCTGGAGGAATCAATGGTCTTATTGACAACTATGACTCAAGAAAGCAATAGCTAAGCTACTAGCTTGATACAAACTACCAGCAGGATCCCAGCTATGATGGCTCGCTGCCCGCGAAACAACACATAATTTTCACACGACATTGCCAAAACAGCCACAACATGCCTTTAGTGTTCTTACTTGCTCAGAGATCATAGTTTATGATCTACAAACAAGTCTGTTGGATTTTTTAGAAAAAACGGGTAACTGTTCCATAGTCTCTTGGTCTGAGGCACAGGATTTAATATCTGCTTGTAGCCTGAGAATATCATCAGGATTTCGTTGACGCAGGAAATCAATAAGTTCCTTAAGTGTATTTTGGGTTTGTTCTGCCTTCTTTAACGCGAATTTTCGGCGCCTGTCTCGCCTTGCGTCGAATATGCAATTGGCGTTTATGGCTAGACATCGATCGCATGGGATGGAACCGGAGCACTATTATAATTAACAAGTTCCAAGCAAGATAATAATACAGTAGTGTTGATACCTTTGTGCGTCTTGTTTGGCAAGAGGTACAGGCTAAAGATTGGCGTTTCTGCTTGAAATCATTCGAGAGGTGAGGGGCGGCAGTAGTATAAGGGATTGCGGGAAGCAATGGACGTAATAAGGGCTTTTCAGTCATTGCGCATTTCTGTTGAGTTGAAAGGATGCGAGTCAAGCACTTAAGAAATCTTTCTTCATTTTTAAAATTGAAGGCTGCCTTTCCTTAAGGGGTGTTAATGAGAGGGGGAGAAGATGGGATTCGACATGTCATATGCGCCTTTGGGACATATTTCGGTAGCGTTTGATTGGGCGGAACTGGAAACCGAGAGCCGCCAGTTGAACCTCCATTCGCCGGGGAATAGCCCTACCTGGATGGAGGTCCTGCCGTTCGACATGGATGGGATGATCGGCTTTATGCATGCATTTAGAAGTTATACCTGGCACAATTGGAAAGCAAGCAATGACTAAAATACAGTCGGTGATCACCTGATGCACGGTCcctgtcggggcatactgccctaCGGCACCGGTGGTTGCAGGTGACCTGAGGTCAAAATTTTGGTCGTGCGGGACAAACCTGATTATATAATGGCCTTGGCAGTCATGTGATGTACAACCTGTCTTTACAAAGTATCGACCAGAGGAGACCTCTTCTTACAAACACTCGtccacgacgaggggagaacagggccccctactgctctaataactgatctcttacgctttgctcatcgatcattccctccaccccatggaggtggatgactcccccccaggcggagcccgtccggggactccgctcctgggtgaaaactctgaacccccctcaggacctaccaccccgacccccctaccccggaactccctgaagagaagggccttattctccctacagaagactcccactgcagctccggtccctgtatcccatttgctgcaagccccattgatctgcgagcaggtcagcatggtagcagacaaccagctagtccttcttaatgattggaaactagcaatgacctctcttgctaaagctctagatctaactgtctcctctctacagggccgcccaagagacctggcccgggggcttgcagctagatttgtttccctagcaaaacaggactcccctTAGCAGATTCCTctgatgacagcagctgcacccccacagccatccaggcagatagaacagccaaaccaacctcctactcctgaagcttgcgaaggcCCCCTGAAGAGGGGAAGCttgcagcctacaacctgggtatccctgacagccccaagagctggtcaggggaactggcaaactattacCCTAGAATACtgtatgcaagccaagcaaccagcatAATGAAAactgaagcagccaaacaagactgaccactacatcttcctccgcctcccggcctcctctagcctctgGGCTATtagaccacatggcatccagGTCACCTTTGCAGGGAAAGTTCTGGACAGGATCACATAGGTACAAGTAATATTAACAGGATATGTAATCACTACAACTaaacaaggcaaggtcttcttactgtcagagaaggctgcaagcctagctggggatggtaGACctgttaaaccacgggttggggcgggttttcaggcctagccgatccgcccacgcgggttttggggtgggtgtcaaggtgcaggctcaggaatatattcagAACAGGATAACGGAGTAGATACGACAGGCAGGCTACGGAGTCGGGCTATCAGACAGGTgcatagacaagacaagacgtagCTCGAGGTTCCGATTtggatcagagtcggagctccagaaatctcagcTAACCGGGGcggtcagcagcggcagaatcagGGCTCAGGATGAGGCTCGGGCTGGCCCCGTGACAGTACTCCCCTCCTTCAGGGCCGAGCTCCGTCGAGGCTTGGCCGGGGCTTATGCGGATATCGGCGGTGGAAGTTCTGTACGAGCTGTTTGGCGTGGGTCAAGTACTCGGCAGGCTCCTCTGTAGGATCGTCATATCCAACCCATTTAACAGTATACTTCAGACGAGggcctcctcggcctcgcc
Protein-coding sequences here:
- a CDS encoding uncharacterized protein (transcript_id=CADANIAT00001004), whose product is MKQGNSLTLVPKQIGPPRLDPYGRLLARFYESLFFLTSLGRTQGEHTPEPPVLDIHQECRRRFLKNLSYICDFRKGGQACTAIAVEDRVDCYRFWVASNMNVNKAVAFIREILAMLHDRHLDASNNESMIEASLIQRCVEFAAKRIDSEGRFLRIMANRCILMLEDEESEAGMTFFLSNLLERALSCSRNITLCRFLYDQRHSAAMKELSARAISDKGRPGRAEEDSCFSSARHHIGRLIHHIRAPIELAQDSRHLMYLTDAYTVCPVSPCSAVSCPVSDMHTNLQGILNWMFMADDEDRVAVGDGLVYINKTRPIFDTFLAEYNGRDRQVHG
- a CDS encoding uncharacterized protein (transcript_id=CADANIAT00001005), with the protein product MDPRLFADSQAGDWMSLGVNLEPPLCADLISWNINPTPPIEPHRALFPTSEESNPFWWTGLLFDHQQQFMQISELAIAQSSALGELNRCGLEPGPDGLYHCPESGCRSKKSYSQKWMLRKHLREHIKPVLCSLCPHKAGTQRSMRRHVEANHKEWAKQYWEVVSWSCDSLFTPRNCQIHSPKAVKIHGASSDPRVES